TGTGACGCGGATGCAGCCCTTTGAAGTCAAACTCTTCGCAACACACCGAAAATGGGAGACGAATCAACGGGAGGGTAGAGATTTTGCAGAATAAAATAAAAAAACGATTCGGATTTGACTCGCCAAAGAATAGACCGATTGAAGAATCGATCCGATGGGCTGCTGAAAATGGGTTCGGATATATTGACTTCCAAGCCGATGTCCCACCGAACAACATCGCTTCATTTGACAACGCCCGCGTCCGTACAGTCCGAGAGTTGTGTGAAACACATGACATCGTCATAGGTATCCATCCATCTTCAGCAATTAACAACGCTGAATACACCCCAATTATGTCTGAAGCCGTTGATGACTACCTGTTTGCGAATTTAGAACTCGCGCAACGAATCGGATGCGGTTGGCTCATCGGACACGGTGGGTATCATTTCGGTGATGTTGCCCAACGCCGGGACGCTGCCATTGAACGCATCCAGCGATTGGTAGCACGCGCAGAGGAAGCGGAGATTATCATCTTTTTTGAAAACCACAACCGAGAACCAGAGCATG
This is a stretch of genomic DNA from Candidatus Poribacteria bacterium. It encodes these proteins:
- a CDS encoding sugar phosphate isomerase/epimerase — its product is MQNKIKKRFGFDSPKNRPIEESIRWAAENGFGYIDFQADVPPNNIASFDNARVRTVRELCETHDIVIGIHPSSAINNAEYTPIMSEAVDDYLFANLELAQRIGCGWLIGHGGYHFGDVAQRRDAAIERIQRLVARAEEAEIIIFFENHNREPEHAEIHYIPHNVAETRWFFDAMSSPYLKWAFNVAHGHLVPEGWQGFLDTFGVENIGQVRLNDNTGEYEIHLVPGEGTIDFVDLFAQLKDRGYDGWFSLGFGDDEDKVRIRDQFVAYL